ATTCTCCCTGACAGCAGCGATGTGCTTGATCTGGATATGGGGTTTTAGGAGTCGGTTGAACATGGCCCGGAGTCTGGGCAGATCGTCATGCCAGTGGGCCGGCAGGTCGAAATGAACGACCTGCCCGGTGGCGTGGACGCCACGGTCGGTTCGTCCGCTGCCGACAAGGGGAGTGTGGATGCCCAGCCGTGCCGCCGCGCGCGCGAGGGCACCGCTGACGGTTTTGGGGGTCGTGGTCTGACTCTGGAAACCGTAATAGGCCGAGCCGTCGTAGGCAACTACCGCTTTGACACGCATTTTTCTGACGTTGGGAGTGTGGAGTTCACGCTAAAACCTTTTCTGTACCTTCAGATAAAAGAGCGATGCCCCGGCCGCCAAAAAGAGTGCCAGAAAGGCGATGGAGGCTGTCGGCGACGTTTTTGCGACGCTCGATATGACGCCGTAGTAGATTGTTGTGACCGCCAGAATCGCGAGATAGGAGTAGTTTTTGTCGTATCTTGGATGGATCACGCCGTAACTGAGCGCATAGAAGATGGTAAGGAGCGGGAAGAGACTCACCGCGACGAAGATAATGAAATCTTTCCGCCGCTTCTTGTCGGTGAAAGCCATCAGCCAATACTCGATCAGATTATGGTAGGTAAAGGGTTTGTGGACCGAAGTGTCATAGATTTTCATCGTTTTGAAGTTGATCTGATCGATCACGTCGTGCCGGATTCGGTAGGCCTCTCCGTTTTTGAGCTGAAGTCCCATGACGCCGTTTTCATTGACGAAGCTCCCCTCTCTGGCGATGAGAACCTGCTCCTCTCTCGGATCGGAGGCGTTGTAAAGAACGATGTTGTGGAGTCCCCCCTCTTCGTCTTTCGACTCCAAAAAGACGAGCCAGTCGCCGAATTTCTGCCCGAACTGGCTTGGTTCGATATTCAAGACCGCATGGACGCTTTTATAACTGATGAACGATTTGGTCAACTGTTTGGTGATCGGAATCAGCGCCAGAGAGAGCAGCAGCAGCAAGGCGACGGTCATGAATGTCAGAGGTCCGAAAAAGCGGAGGAGTCTGTGGGGCGAAATGCCGAAAGTAAAGAGTATGATGTTCTCGAAATCGTTTGAGAGTTTGACCATCGTCAGTGTCAGTGCTGCAAAAAAGGTTATCGGCAGCGTATAAAAGAGAATG
This genomic interval from Hydrogenimonas urashimensis contains the following:
- a CDS encoding LptF/LptG family permease codes for the protein MRNISGYLVKSFSGLFFSIFMPIIAIGSLILFVRIAKITEVTQMSFSEMLLMYSYFLPTILFYTLPITFFAALTLTMVKLSNDFENIILFTFGISPHRLLRFFGPLTFMTVALLLLLSLALIPITKQLTKSFISYKSVHAVLNIEPSQFGQKFGDWLVFLESKDEEGGLHNIVLYNASDPREEQVLIAREGSFVNENGVMGLQLKNGEAYRIRHDVIDQINFKTMKIYDTSVHKPFTYHNLIEYWLMAFTDKKRRKDFIIFVAVSLFPLLTIFYALSYGVIHPRYDKNYSYLAILAVTTIYYGVISSVAKTSPTASIAFLALFLAAGASLFYLKVQKRF